The Thermoplasmata archaeon genome has a window encoding:
- a CDS encoding GNAT family N-acetyltransferase, with the protein MVDANGTVSIRRAVLADRARIVPLFGAYRQFYERPSDPDRESRFLAGRLERGEAIVFLAEAGGEAIGFTLLYPSFSSISLRRIYVLNDLFVRPEQRRRGVGAALLGAAREFARADGADYLTLETARDNPAQRLYESLGWRQDREFLHYELRL; encoded by the coding sequence ATGGTCGATGCCAACGGCACTGTTTCCATCCGCCGCGCCGTCCTCGCCGACCGCGCGCGGATCGTTCCTCTCTTCGGCGCCTACCGGCAGTTCTACGAACGTCCGTCGGACCCCGACCGGGAGAGCCGCTTCCTGGCCGGGCGGCTCGAGCGCGGCGAGGCGATCGTGTTCCTCGCGGAGGCCGGGGGGGAGGCGATCGGCTTCACCCTACTGTATCCGTCGTTCTCCTCGATATCGCTGCGCCGGATCTACGTCCTGAACGACCTCTTCGTTCGCCCGGAGCAGCGCCGGCGAGGCGTGGGCGCCGCCCTGCTCGGGGCCGCTCGGGAGTTCGCCCGCGCCGACGGGGCGGACTATCTCACCCTGGAGACCGCTCGGGACAACCCGGCCCAGCGCCTCTACGAGTCGCTGGGCTGGCGCCAGGATCGAGAGTTCCTCCACTACGAACTACGCCTCTGA